The proteins below come from a single Mus musculus strain C57BL/6J chromosome 5, GRCm38.p6 C57BL/6J genomic window:
- the Adra2c gene encoding alpha-2C adrenergic receptor encodes MASPALAAALAAAAAEGPNGSDAGEWGSGGGANASGTDWVPPPGQYSAGAVAGLAAVVGFLIVFTVVGNVLVVIAVLTSRALRAPQNLFLVSLASADILVATLVMPFSLANELMAYWYFGQVWCGVYLALDVLFCTSSIVHLCAISLDRYWSVTQAVEYNLKRTPRRVKATIVAVWLISAVISFPPLVSFYRRPDGAAYPQCGLNDETWYILSSCIGSFFAPCLIMGLVYARIYRVAKLRTRTLSEKRGPAGPDGASPTTENGLGKAAGENGHCAPPRTEVEPDESSAAERRRRRGALRRGGRRREGAEGDTGSADGPGPGLAAEQGARTASRSPGPGGRLSRASSRSVEFFLSRRRRARSSVCRRKVAQAREKRFTFVLAVVMGVFVLCWFPFFFSYSLYGICREACQLPEPLFKFFFWIGYCNSSLNPVIYTVFNQDFRRSFKHILFRRRRRGFRQ; translated from the coding sequence ATGGCGTCCCCAGCGCTGGCCGCGGcgctggcggcggcggcggctgagGGCCCCAACGGGAGCGACGCGGGCGAATGGGGTAGCGGCGGGGGTGCCAACGCCTCGGGGACCGACTGGGTGCCACCGCCGGGCCAGTACTCCGCAGGTGCTGTGGCGGGGTTGGCAGCTGTGGTGGGTTTCCTCATCGTTTTCACCGTGGTAGGCAATGTGCTCGTGGTGATCGCTGTGTTGACCAGCCGAGCACTGCGCGCCCCGCAGAACCTCTTCCTGGTGTCTCTGGCCTCAGCTGACATCCTGGTGGCCACACTGGTCATGCCCTTTTCTCTGGCCAATGAGCTCATGGCCTACTGGTACTTCGGGcaagtgtggtgtggtgtatacCTGGCACTGGACGTGCTCTTCTGCACCTCGTCCATCGTGCACCTGTGTGCCATTAGTCTGGACCGCTACTGGTCGGTGACGCAAGCGGTAGAGTACAACCTGAAGCGCACGCCGCGCCGTGTCAAGGCCACCATCGTGGCCGTGTGGCTCATCTCCGCTGTCATCTCCTTCCCGCCTCTCGTCTCGTTCTACCGCCGGCCCGACGGCGCCGCCTATCCGCAGTGCGGCCTCAACGATGAGACCTGGTACATCTTGTCCTCCTGCATAGGCTCCTTCTTCGCGCCCTGCCTCATCATGGGCCTGGTCTATGCGCGCATCTACCGCGTGGCCAAGCTGCGCACGCGTACGCTCAGCGAGAAACGCGGCCCCGCCGGCCCCGACGGCGCGTCCCCGACCACAGAGAATGGGCTGGGCAAGGCAGCGGGGGAGAACGGGCATTGCGCGCCCCCGCGCACTGAAGTGGAGCCGGATGAGAGCAGTGCGGCCGAGAGGCGGAGGCGCCGGGGCGCGCTGCGCAGAGGAGGACGGCGGCGAGAGGGTGCTGAGGGGGACACGGGCAGTGCGGACGGACCGGGACCGGGACTGGCAGCCGAGCAGGGTGCTCGGACGGCGTCTCGGTCCCCAGGCCCCGGAGGGCGCCTGTCGCGGGCCAGCTCGCGCTCCGTCGAGTTCTTCCTGTCGCGTCGGCGCCGGGCGCGCAGCAGTGTGTGCCGCCGCAAGGTGGCCCAGGCACGCGAGAAGCGCTTCACCTTCGTGTTGGCGGTGGTCATGGGCGTGTTCGTACTGTGCTGGttccccttcttcttcagctACAGCCTGTATGGCATCTGCCGTGAGGCCTGCCAGTTGCCAGAACCGCTCTTTAAGTTTTTCTTCTGGATCGGCTACTGCAACAGTTCGCTCAACCCGGTCATCTACACTGTCTTCAATCAGGACTTCAGGCGCTCTTTCAAGCATATCCTCTTTCgaaggaggagaaggggcttCAGGCAATGA